The DNA sequence GATGTTGCAGGCAGCACATTAGGTTTAATGGGTAGCGGCAGCTTAGGGCAAGCGACCGCGATATTGGCCAAAGCGATTGGTATGAACGTAATTTTTGCTGAGCGCAAAGGGGCAGATTCTTGTCGAGAAGGGTATCTACCTTTTGATACGGTGTTACAACAAGCAGATGCGATCAGCTTGCATTGCCCGTTGACCGAAGCGACTCGAAATCTGATTTCGAAGCGAGAGCTTACAATGATGAAACCAAGTGCGGTGCTAATTAATGCTGGCCGTGGTGGATTAGTCGATGAGCAAGCCTTGGTCGAAGCATTGATAAATCATGAGATTGCGGGCGCGGGCATGGATGTGTTCACACAAGAGCCTGCAGATACTTCGAATCCGTTGTTAGCGAATAGCCACTTGCCGAATTTATTGTTAACGCCACACGTAGCGTGGGGCAGTGACAGCTCAATTCAAAAGCTTTCCGATATTCTGATGGATAACATTGATGCGTTTGTTGAAGGGAAGCCACAGAATCTCGTGAGTTAATTCACAGTAAGCGGTTATACGCTCAGCTTCAGACATAAAAAAGGTTGGCTTTGAGCCAACCTTTTTAGATGTTTTGTCTGTAGTTCGACTTAGCTTATCTGCCAGAAGCCATTAGCCTTGAGGTTTGATGACCAATACATTGATTGGTGAATTCTGTACGACTTTACTCGCCACTGAACCCAGTACCACTTTGTCGATTTTCGAGCGCTTATGACTAGGCATCACAATCAGGTCTGCCCCAAGCTTTTCTGCGTAATCTAGAATCGTTGTGTAGGTTTTACCTTCTGCAACGTGAACCTTATAAACTACTTCATCGTCGATGTACTTGTCTGCAAACTCTTTCAGCTGATTTTTCACATCGAGCTTCATTTGGTTTGCTGCATCTTTCGGGAAGTAAGACGCAACCATCGACATGTGAATGCCCGGCAATACGTTCAAGATGTGGATTTCAGCATTACTGTGCTTTGCGTGCCATACCGCTAATTCAACAGCTTTGTCAGAAAAGCCTTTGTCGTTAAGATCAACAGGAACAAGGATTTGTTTATACATGTGTTTTTCTCTTTTTTATCAGCGCTTAGTATTGACCAAGCGCTGTGATTATCCTTTCCATGTAATAAAGCCAAATAGAGTGAGCACTACTTGGCTCTATCCATTACGCGCTAATCTCATCCTTACGAGCACGCCTTCTTTGGTTCATCGCTAAGCCAATTAGAATCAGTAGGGATGGTAAGAATACCCACTCTTTCATTGGTCTTTCTGCGTCTTGGATAACTGATTTAATTTCCCAATCAAAGTCAATGCCAGCCGCTTCTGCTGGGCTACCGAACTCAACCATGTCGACAATCATCTTGCCTTCAGATTTCGTCAGCATTAAGCCCATTGAAGCAATGCGGTCTTCACTTGTTGTCGCAGAATCTTCAAATGGAAGGCGAACCGTCTTCTCAGAATAGTCACCTTCTAAGTTTTCGCCACCCACTCTTAACTCAAGAGATTGTCCCACAGATAGACCTTCTGTGATTTGAGCGATCTCAACTCCAGGTGAAAGAACTTTCTCTGGATAAATCATGTCCCACCAGAAGCCAGGGCGGAAGAAAGAGAAAGTTAGAACCAATAATAGGATCGTTTCCCACCATTTGTTCTTGGTAAACCACCAACCTTGCGTTGCAGCGGCAAAGATAAGTACCGCAGTTACAGAAGAGAAAATAGTGAGGAATAGATGCCACCAAGAATCAATGCCCATCAATAGTAGTTGAGTATTGAAAATGAACATGAATGGCAAGATCGCGGTCCGGATATCATAAGTAAAGCCTTGAATACCGGTTCGAATCGGGTCTGATTTTGCAATCGCGGCGGCCGCAAAAGCTGCCAAACCAACTGGAGGCGTATCATCGGCTAAAATACCGAAGTAGAACACGAATAAGTGAACTGCAATCAGAGGGATGATCAGGCCATGCGCCGCGCCTAAGGTAACAATTACCGGAGCCATCAGCGTTGATACAACGATGTAGTTCGCCGTTGTTGGTAAGCCCATACCTAAGATTAAGCTGATTACCGCAGTGAACAGCAGCATAAGAATGATGCTACCGCCTGAGATGAACTCAACGAAGTCCGTCATTACCAAGCCGATACCCGTCAGAGTCACCACGCCGACAACCGTACCCGCTGCAGCTGTTGCTACACCGATACCGATCATGTTGCGCGCGCCTGAAACCAAGCTCTCTAATAGATCAACGAAACCGGCTTTAGTTTGCTCTGCAAGATCGTCCGATTTGTTCATCAGAGTCATCAAAGGACGCTGTGTGATCAAAATGAAGATCATGAATACCGTTGCCCAGAAGGCAGAAAGACCTGGAGAGAATCGCTCTACAGTCAGACACCAAACAAGCACCACGATAGGCAATAGGAAATGTAAACCAGACTTAATGGTTGGGCCTGGATCGGGTACTTCTGTTAGCTCGGCATCGATGTCCATGCCACCTTCAGCGGCATATTTTGCTGATACTCGAACCAAGGCTACATAAGAGATCAATAGAGCAACGGTAACAATAGGTGTCGCTGCATCGCCAAAGACATCTTTCGTCCAGCCGACACCGTAGTAAACCGCAGCACTGATGACACAAAGACCTAAAATGGTACCAGTGAAAGACAGTAGGCTTTGTACGATAGTTGGTGTGTGACGACGAGGTAGGCCTGTCATACCCGCTTTACATGCTTCTAAGTGAACAATGTAAATCAGGGCGATGTAAGAGATAAGAGCAGGCAATAGCGCCGCTTTAATCACTTCTACATACGAGATACCCACATATTCAACCATCAAGAATGCAGCAGCACCCATGATTGGTGGGGTTAACTGACCATTGGTTGAAGCGGCTACTTCTACAGCACCGGCTTTTTCACCTGAGAATCCGACTCTTTTCATCAGAGGGATTGTGAAAGTACCCGTGGTAACCACGTTAGCAATAGATGAACCAGACACTAGACCGGATAGGCCAGATGCAACAACAGCTGCTTTCGCTGGACCGCCTTTCATGTGGCCAAGCAAAGAGAAAGCCACTTTGATGAAGTAAGCACCAGCGCCTGCGCGTTCTAGCATTGCACCAAACAGTACAAACAAGAATACGAATGACGTAGAGACGCCAAGAGCAACACCGAATACACCTTCAGTTGTTAGCCACAGATGCGACATTGCCTTGTTCAGGCTTGCACCTTTATGGGCGATAACGTCTGGCATGTGTGGACCGCCAAAGGTGTAAAGTAGGAATACTGCAGCCACAACCATAAGAGGTGGACCTAAAGCGCGTCGTGTTGCTTCAAGCAGTAGAACCATACCAAATACAGCAGCAACAATATCGAATGTTGTCGGTGCGCCTGAACGTTCAGCGAGTTGAGTATAGAAAATATAGATATACGAAGCTGAAAAGCTACCAACCAGCGCTAATATCCAGTCGACCGCAGGAATTCTATCCCGAGGCGAATTTTTCATTGCTGGGTAAGCGGTAAAGGCTAGGAAGATGGCAAACGTAAGATGAATTGCTCGAGCTTCAGTGTCGTTTAAAATTGCGAAGTTAAAAATGAACGGCAGCGGGGATGCATACCAAAGTTGGAACAGTGACCAACATAGAGGCACAAACCATAAAATACGGCCTTGGATACCGTGAGGGCTACGCGCACCAGTGTCTGATTGTGCCACCATTTCTTGCACATCTGGAGACGGTGATGTTGTCTGCGTCATGTACTTTATCCTTATTATTGATGGTCTGCCTTTCTTACGAACAACGAGACGTTATTTATTTCCTATCTAGTGTAGCGAATGGATAGGGAAATGCGTTTTTTGTTCGTCTTTGTCTTAGGCTTGATACGAAGGTAAGTTCGCCAAATTGGAGAAACTTAAAGGTTTGTTTCTTTTCACTTGGGTTATTTTTATAAAACGTGAAAAGCCAATAAGGAGGACATGCCTCCTTATTGGTAGAGTAGGCTTAAAGTAGAATTACTTTAGAAGGCCTACTTCTTTGTAGTATTTTACTGCGCCAGGGTGAAGAGGGATTGAGATACCCGCTTTAACCATGTCTTCTTTCTTCAGGTTCGCAAATGCTGGGTGCAGGCGTTTGAATGTAGCGAAGTTTTCAAATACCGCTTTAGCAACGTTGTATGCGACTTCATCAGAAACGTCAGACGTTGTTACCATAGTTGCAGCAACACCGAAGCTGTTTACGTCAGCATCTGTACCACGGTACATGCCAGCTGGAACTGTGCTGTATGCGTAGTATGGGTTTTCAGCTACGATCTTGTCGATTTGTGGACCAGTTGCAGAAACCAGTTTTGCATCACAAGAAGTCGTTGCTTCTTTGATTGATCCGTTCGGGTGACCAACCATGTAGATGAATGCATCAATCTTGTTGTCACAAAGAGCTTGTGAACGCTCAGAACCTTTAAGTTCAGAAGCAAGCTTGAAGCTATCGTTAGTCCAACCCATAGCGTCCATTACAACACCCATCGTTGCACGGTCACCAGAGCCTGGGTTCCCAATGTTTACACGCTTACCTGCTAGGTCAGACACATTGTTGATACCAGCATCGGTACGAGCGATGATGTTGAACGGTTCTGTATGTAGAGAGAACATAGCGCGAAGTTTTTTGTATTCGCCCTGATCTTTAAATTTACTTGTACCGTTGTAGCCGTGGTATTGCCAGTCCGATTGAACAACACCGAAATCTAGTTCACCAGCACGGATGGTGTTAACGTTGTAGATCGAACCACCAGTAGATTCTACAGAACAACGAATGTTGTGGTCTTTGCGGCCTTTGTTCACTAGCTTACAAATAGCGCCACCAGTTGGGTAGTAAACACCCGTTACTGAACCAGTACCAATTGTGATGAACTCTTGAGCGTTAACTGCGCCAGCGCCCATTACAGCAGCTGCAATAGCCCCAACTTTAATAAGTTTGGTAAATGCCATGAATTTCCCTTCCTTTATTCATTATTAACCCTGAAACAAGTGTAGTCGTTTCTGGAGTTTCCTATTTGGAAACGGCACCTTTTTCAATCCATGTGATGAAAAAGTGGCTGAATAATATCAAAAATTGGCAGAAAATTACTCAAATGTTAAAAGATATAGCTAAAAAATCTAACAAATGACGCTTAGATCTTATGTTTGATTTGCTACTGAGTTTTTTAAAATCAATGGTTTAGTGGTGTTTGAGGAGGGGGAGATAGATATTCTAGGATGTGATTTGGATCACGAAGCGAATCGGTGTTCGTGATCCATTAATCAGGTTGATGGTTATGAAACAGTGACCAATTATCCTGCGTATTCAAACAGTTCGCACACAGAATCAAACAATTGCTTAGTGGTAACGGACAGGGTGGGAGTGATGAAGATAGTATCATCGCCTGCAACAACACCTAGTATACCTTCCGACTTACCCAGTGAGTCCAATAAACGAGCAATAAGTTGCGCCGCACCTGGGCCAGTGTGTATCACCACCAATGCATTGTTGTGGTCAATATCTAATACTAATTCTCTTAGAGAGCTAGAAACTGTCGGAACACCAAGTTCAGCAGGAAGACAGTAAACCATCTCCATTTTTGCATTACGAGTTCGAACTGCACCAAACTTAGTTAACATACGCGAAACTTTAGATTGGTTGATACTTTCAAAACCTTCATGTTTGAGGGCATCGACAATCTCGCCTTGCGAACCAAAACGTTCTTCTTTTAGTAATGATTTAAAAGCACGAACTAAGTTGTCTTGTTTTTCTGTATTGCGCATATGTCATTCTTATTCATTAACAAAGATGTTTGCATATTCTCGCATACATATTCAATTTTAGCTAAAATATCACGGCAATTTGTTAGTCATATCACTGTAAAAATTTAATAGAATAATGTGTTATTAGTGTCGACTTATTTTGTTATTTCAGTCGATTATCGCCATAATGCGAACTTGCTGTGTAGCACGGTTTTATTGACTTGCGCGAAGTCGCAAAGCTGGCGTTAATTGATTGTAATCACTTTGTGATTAATATATTTTTTTAACGATAATTTAGCTCAAGAACTACCCTACCAAGAATTTATAAGAGAAAGCTCTCAAGGAGAATAACAATGAAAGTAGCTGTTATTGGTGCCGCTGGTGGCATCGGTCAAGCCCTAGCCCTACTACTAAAGAACCGCCTGCCTGCTGGTTCAGATCTTGCACTTTACGACATCGCTCCGGTAACTCCGGGTGTTGCTGCCGATCTTAGCCATATCCCAACACCTGTTTCGATCAAAGGTTACGCGGGTGAAGATCCAACACCAGCACTAGAAGGTGCGGATGTTGTGCTTATTTCTGCGGGTGTTGCTCGTAAGCCTGGTATGGATCGTGCGGATCTTTTCAATGTGAACGCTGGCATTGTTAAGTCTCTTGCAGAGAAAATCGCAGTTACTTGTCCTACTGCTTGTGTTGGTATCATCACTAACCCAGTAAATACAACAGTACCAATCGCTGCTGAAGTACTTAAGAAAGCGGGCGTTTACGACAAGCGTCGTTTATTCGGTATTACTACTCTTGATGTTATTCGTTCTGAAACGTTTGTTGCTGAGCTGAAAGATAAAGATCCAAGCAACATCCGTGTTCCTGTTATCGGCGGTCACTCAGGTGTAACGATCCTTCCTCTACTTTCTCAAGTTGAAGGCGTAGAGTTTACTGATGAAGAAATCGCAGCGCTAACAACTCGTATCCAAAATGCGGGTACTGAAGTAGTAGAAGCTAAAGCTGGCGGCGGCAGTGCAACACTATCGATGGGTCAAGCGGCTTGTCGCTTCGGTCTTGCTCTAGTGAAAGCGCTTCAAGGCGAAGAGAACGTAATTGAATGTGCATACGTTGAAGGTGAAGGCGAGCACGCACCATTCTTCGCACAACCAGTTAAACTTGGCAAAGAGGGCGCAGAAGCGATCCTTAGCTACGGTGAACTGAGCGACTTCGAACGTAATGCTTTAGATAGCATGCTTGAAACGCTAAATGGCGATATTGAGATCGGTGTTGAATTCGCTAAATAAGCGGGACACCATTTAACTCAGCCAAAAGATAGTTAATAAGAGCCGATCATTATGATCGGCTTTTTTGATCCTAAAATTCAAGTTGCTCGTATCTGTCTATATAACCAAGGTCGAGGTAAAGTTTATGGCTACTGTTGAAAAGGGTATGAATGTCCACTATTTGGGGCGCTTAGGAAAAATATTGGTCATTGATGAGCAAGAGCAGTACGCCTTGGTAGAGACTTACAATGGGCATGAGCAATACGCAGTGCCAATGGAAGAACTTGAAGAAATTGAAGTACAACTGCCGCTGTCATTAGAAGCGAGCCGATATTGAATTTGATTATCTTACAAATATTTGTTCAAAACTAAAAAAGAGCCCTGAGGCCCTTTTTTGTTATTTATATAGAAGCTAGAAGCGAGTTGTCTATTAACCTGCTTACTTGCTACGTTTAACAGCTAAGTGTGCGAGCGTGGTTAGCGCTTGCTTATATTCTGAATCAGGAAGTACAGAAAGCTCAGCAATCGCTTTATCTGCTTCTTCATAGGCTTTATTTGTTGTGTACTCTAACGAGCCTGTCCCTTTCATCACAGCCATAATGTCGTCGAGACGCTCCATACCATTGGCTTTTTCAATCGCTTCTCGAATCATGCTGGTTTGTTCAGGAGAACCATTGTGCATTGCGTAAAGTAGAGGCAGTGTTGGTTTGCCTTCGGCTAGATCGTCACCAACGTTCTTACCCATCTCTTTACCATCAGCAGTGTAATCCATCACATCATCAATCAATTGGAATGCAGTGCCTAGGTATTTACCGTAGTTTTGCATAGCCGTTTCGATTTCAGGTGATGATTCGCTAAGAATTGCACCGATTTGCGTTGCAGCTTCAAACAAGCGAGCGGTCTTCGAGTAGATGACCTGCATGTAACTTTCTTCTGTGGTGTCCGGGTTATTACAGTTCATTAATTGTTGAACTTCACCCTCGGCAATCACGTTAACTGCTTCACTCATTAACTCAAGGATCTTTAAGGATCCTAGCGTTGTCATCATCTGGAACGAGCGAGTGTAGATAAAGTCACCCACCAAAACGCTAGCGGCATTACCAAAAGCTGCGTTGGCTGTCGCTTTACCGCGTCTCATGTCCGACTCGTCGACGACATCATCATGGAGAAGGGTAGCTGTGTGAATAAACTCGATAAAAGCTGCAGAGGTGATATGAGCTTCACCTTGATAACCAAGTGCACGAGCAGATAAAAGAGCAAGCAAAGGACGTAGGCGTTTGCCACCACCGCTAACGATATAAAAACCAAGCTGGTTGATTAAACTTACGTCAGAATTAAGTTGGGCTTGAATTGTTTCATTCACTTTTGCCATATCATTGGCAGTAAGCGTTTGGATAGCTTTAAAATCCATTGTTCATCCGGCTGAAGTTAGACCCTGTAAGGCTTATACGTTGTATTTAATTGTTGAATAATACACTAAAAAACGTTGATTAATACATCACTTAAAGGCATCATTGCCGCACTTTTCTTTGGCGAACATGTTTTCGCCAATATTTTAAAAATATGGCTTGTCATAGCGGCATGATTCCCGTAGAATCTGCGCCCTATTGATTAGTTTAGCGCACACCCGAGTTGTAGAATTAACAACCATAGGCTGTGCGGAAAAAGCGGAGTAAAATATGTACGCTGTTTTCCAATCTGGTGGCAAACAACACCGAGTAAGCGAAGGTCAAACACTTCGTTTAGAGAAATTAGACGTTGAAACTGGTGCAACTGTAGAATTTGATAAAGTTCTTCTTGTTGCTAACGGCGAAGAAATCGCTGTTGGTGCACCTCTTGTTGAAGGTGGCAAAGTTACTGCAGAAGTAGTACAACACGGTCGTGGCGATAAAGTAAAAATCGTTAAGTTCCGTCGTCGTAAGCACTCGCGTAAGCAAGCTGGTCACCGTCAGTGGTTCACAGAAGTGAAAATCACTGGCATTAACGCTTAAGTATTAGGAGAGTTTAACAATGGCACATAAAAAAGCTGGCGGTTCTACTAATAACGGCCGCGATTCAGAAAGCAAACGTCTTGGTGTTAAGCGTTTTGGTGGTGAATCTGTTCTTGCAGGTAACATCATCGTTCGTCAACGTGGTACTAAGTTCCACGCTGGCACAAACGTTGGCATCGGTAAAGACCATACTCTTTTCGCTCTTACTGAAGGTAAAGTGAAATTTGCAGTAAAAGGTCCTAAAAACCGTAAGTTTGTAAGCATCGAAGCTGAGTAATTTAATCTTTTATTAGATTATTTATACTAGCTTTCAAGCTGAATTCAAAAGCCCTGCCGATTCGGCAGGGTTTTTTATTTATAGCGAGAATAAAAAAGTAGACGCTCTTGTTTTGGTTTTGATAAGCCGTTCTATTTTTGAGAAACAGTTTGGTTTTATTAAGAAGCCGTTTGTTTTTTAAGATACAGAAAGCAAAGAACCTCTCCTTATTTGTTCCTTGGTTGCAGATCGATCTAGATCTTAGGTGATCGATCTAAACACGGATCTGCTAGAATTTATATCATTCCTTGATGAGTGGTAACGCAACGTAAGTGCGGAGTTAAAAAATGAAATTCGTTGATGAAGCATCAGTAAAAATAGAAGCCGGTGATGGCGGTAATGGTACAGTAAGCTTTTGGCGCGAAAAATTCGTCGCTAAAGGTGGTCCTGACGGCGGTGATGGCGGTGATGGCGGTGATGTTTACATTCAAGCGGATGAAAACTTAAACACACTGATCGATTACCGTTTCCAACGTTTTTACAATGCTGAGCGTGGCGAAAATGGCCGCGGTGGTAACTGTACTGGTAAACGTGGTAAAGATATGACGATGAAAGTACCGGTAGGTACTCGCGCTGTTGATATCCACACGAATGAAATCGTTGCTGAAGTTGCTGAGCATGGCAAGAAAGTTATGGTTGGTAAAGGTGGTTGGCACGGTCTTGGTAACACGCGCTTTAAGTCGTCTGTTAACCGTGCTCCTCGTCAAAAGACAATGGGTACTAAAGGTGAAGTTCGCGAACTACGTTTAGAGCTTCTTCTGCTAGCGGATGTTGGTATGCTTGGTTTGCCAAACGCTGGTAAATCTACGTTTATTCGCTCAGTATCTGCTGCGAAACCAAAAGTGGCTGATTACCCGTTTACGACGCTAATCCCTAGCTTAGGTGTGGTAAGTGTTGTCCCTGAGAAGAGTTTCGTAGTTGCCGATATCCCTGGCTTGATCGAAGGCGCAGCTGATGGCGCTGGTCTTGGTATTCGTTTCTTGAAGCACCTTGAGCGTTGTCGCGTTCTTCTGCATATGATCGATATTTTGCCGATCGATGGTTCTGATCCTATTCAGAATGCACTGACGATCATCGATGAGCTTGAGCAATACAGTGAGAAAGTTGCACAGAAACCTCGTTGGTTAGTATTCAATAAAGTTGACCTAATGCCTGAAGAAGAAGCTGACGAAAAGATTCAAGAAATCGTTGAAGCTTTGGGTTGGGAAGGCGAGTACTTCAAGATCTCTGCTGTAAACAAGATCGGTACCAAAGATCTTTGCTTTAAACTGGGTGAGTTCATGGAGAACCTACCTCGTGAAGTTGAAGCAATTGAAGAAGAAGAAAAAGTTAACTTTATGTGGGATGACTACCATAAAGATGCGATGGCCGGTAAGAATGTCGTTACTGAAGATGACGACGACTGGGATGATTGGGATGACGAAGAAGATGACGGTCATGTTATCTATGTTCGTGATTAATAATCCTCGTAGTTTCTTATAAGCACTTTGGTCGCTTTTTCTAAGATACGCTGATAGTTTTATTAAACCGCAATGAAAATTGCGGTTTTTTTGTATCTAAATCATGACGTCTTGCTGTTTTTTATGCAAAATTTATCTTTAGATAATTAACGCCTATGGGAAGGAAATCATGGCATCAAAACAAAGAGCGATCTCAAGGTTAGTCGCTCAATCAGGACAAATGTTATTAGCTCATGGCGCCGAGAGCACACTGGTCGGTGACATTATGCGCCGCATCGGTATTGCTTGTGGGGTGAATGAGGTTGAAGTTGCACTGTCAGCCAATGCGTTGGTTGTGACAACAGTAATGGATGATCATTGCATAACGACGACTCGAAGTTGCGCTGATCGTGGCATTAATATGCAGGTGATAACCGAGATTCAACGCGTGTGTATCATGATGGAGAAAGGGATTCTTGATTATGATTTAGCTTATAATAAGATCCAAGGGATCAGTCCTGAACGCTACAACCGTTGGTTAGTTGTCGTAATGATTGGGCTATCGTGTGCTTCTTTTAGCCGTCTTGCTGGCGGAGATTGGCATGTCTTTATGATGACGTTTATAGCTTCGGCTTGCGGTATGATTGTGAGACAAGAGATCGGTCATCGTCATTTCAATCCGTTATTAAATTTTGCTATTACCGCTTTTGTCACCACCACCATTTCAGCTCAGGCGGTGCTCTACAATATTGGTGGTCAACCCACTATCGTGATGGCTTCGTCAGTATTGATGCTAGTGCCTGGTTTTCCTTTGATTAACTCCGTAGCAGATATGCTTAAAGGCCATATAAATATGGGTCTCGCACGCTTCACCATGGCCAGTTTATTAACGTTGGCTACAAGCTTAGGTATTGTCGCAGCGATGAGCCTATCTGACGTATGGGGGTGGGTGAACTAATGACTATTTTGGAACTTTTTGTTGGGTTACTCAACGACATGTTTTTTGCTGCGATTCCTGCGGTTGGTTTTGCATTGGTGTTTAACGTACCGCAACGAGCATTAATTTATTGTGCGCTGGGAGGTTCCATTGGTCACGGTAGCCGTTATTTGATGATGCACTTTGGTATTCCTATTGAATGGGCGACGTTCTTTGCTGCTACATTGGTAGGCATGATAGGGGTGCATTGGTCGCATAAATTGTTAGCACACCCGAAAGTATTTACGGTTGCAGCCTTGATTCCGATGGTCCCTGGCGTGTTTGCCTTTAAGGCGATGATTGCCATGGTTGAGATTAACCGAGCCGGATACAACCCAGAACTATTGGCATTGTTGATGGAGAACTTTTTGAAATCGATGTTCATTATCGCAGGGCTTGCGGTTGGCTTAGCAGTGCCTGGGCTGTTATTCTACCGTCGTAGACCTATCGTCTAGCTTCAACTTCATTTTCAAGTAAGGACAGGACTTTCGATTTATGATCATCAGCATGATAGCGGCAATGGCGAACAACCGTGTAATTGGTAAAGACAATCAGATGCCTTGGCATTTACCTGCAGATTTCGCATGGTTTAAACGTTCAACTATGGGCAAACCTGTCGTGATGGGGCGTAAAACTTACGATTCAATTGGTCGCCCTTTGCCGGGGAGGCTGAACGTTGTAATCAGCCGCGACGAGAGTTTAGAAATCGAAGGCGTAACGACGGTAACTTCGATTGAAAAAGCACTAGAGCTGGTAAGTGATGTTGATGAAGTGATGATCATCGGTGGTGGTTCAATCTATGAAACCTGCTTACCAAGAGCGAACAAGTTATACCTGACTTATATCGATTTTGATGTGGATGGTGATACTCAATTCCCAGACTGGGGAGAAGGTTGGAAGCAGAGCTTTAATGATACTTATCAAGCGGATGAGAAAAACAAGCACGATATGGAGTTTGTGGTTCTCGAGCGTTAACGGTGGTTATTAAGAGTTAGGCTCTGAAAATGCTTGCGTTACTGTGCACAGCTAGCGCAAGCTTCTCGTATCTCGTATCTCGTATCTCGTATCTCGTATCTCGTATCTCGTATCTCGTATCTCGTATCTCGTATCTCGTATCTCGTATCTCGTATCTCGTATCTCGTATCTCGTGTTTCTATAGCGCTTTTTGAGTGAAAAACTGTTTGTCTTCCCAGCGAAGTATCGTCAAGTCTCCCCCCCACACACACCCAGTATCAAGTCCAATCACATCTTTTCCTGAGTAACCTTCTAGCGCAGCCCAGTGTCCAAAAATAACTGTTTTATCCAGCTTTATACGTTGTGGTAGGTCAAACCAAGGCACTAACGGCTCAGTGGTAATTTCGCTTGGCGGAAGTTTACAGGCCATATCGAGTCGGCCATCAGTAAAACAGAAGCGCATTCTAGTCAGGCTGTTTA is a window from the Vibrio splendidus genome containing:
- a CDS encoding threonine/serine exporter family protein, whose translation is MASKQRAISRLVAQSGQMLLAHGAESTLVGDIMRRIGIACGVNEVEVALSANALVVTTVMDDHCITTTRSCADRGINMQVITEIQRVCIMMEKGILDYDLAYNKIQGISPERYNRWLVVVMIGLSCASFSRLAGGDWHVFMMTFIASACGMIVRQEIGHRHFNPLLNFAITAFVTTTISAQAVLYNIGGQPTIVMASSVLMLVPGFPLINSVADMLKGHINMGLARFTMASLLTLATSLGIVAAMSLSDVWGWVN
- the folA gene encoding type 3 dihydrofolate reductase, with the protein product MIISMIAAMANNRVIGKDNQMPWHLPADFAWFKRSTMGKPVVMGRKTYDSIGRPLPGRLNVVISRDESLEIEGVTTVTSIEKALELVSDVDEVMIIGGGSIYETCLPRANKLYLTYIDFDVDGDTQFPDWGEGWKQSFNDTYQADEKNKHDMEFVVLER
- a CDS encoding threonine/serine exporter family protein — translated: MTILELFVGLLNDMFFAAIPAVGFALVFNVPQRALIYCALGGSIGHGSRYLMMHFGIPIEWATFFAATLVGMIGVHWSHKLLAHPKVFTVAALIPMVPGVFAFKAMIAMVEINRAGYNPELLALLMENFLKSMFIIAGLAVGLAVPGLLFYRRRPIV
- the cgtA gene encoding Obg family GTPase CgtA, with amino-acid sequence MKFVDEASVKIEAGDGGNGTVSFWREKFVAKGGPDGGDGGDGGDVYIQADENLNTLIDYRFQRFYNAERGENGRGGNCTGKRGKDMTMKVPVGTRAVDIHTNEIVAEVAEHGKKVMVGKGGWHGLGNTRFKSSVNRAPRQKTMGTKGEVRELRLELLLLADVGMLGLPNAGKSTFIRSVSAAKPKVADYPFTTLIPSLGVVSVVPEKSFVVADIPGLIEGAADGAGLGIRFLKHLERCRVLLHMIDILPIDGSDPIQNALTIIDELEQYSEKVAQKPRWLVFNKVDLMPEEEADEKIQEIVEALGWEGEYFKISAVNKIGTKDLCFKLGEFMENLPREVEAIEEEEKVNFMWDDYHKDAMAGKNVVTEDDDDWDDWDDEEDDGHVIYVRD
- the rpmA gene encoding 50S ribosomal protein L27 translates to MAHKKAGGSTNNGRDSESKRLGVKRFGGESVLAGNIIVRQRGTKFHAGTNVGIGKDHTLFALTEGKVKFAVKGPKNRKFVSIEAE
- the rplU gene encoding 50S ribosomal protein L21, giving the protein MYAVFQSGGKQHRVSEGQTLRLEKLDVETGATVEFDKVLLVANGEEIAVGAPLVEGGKVTAEVVQHGRGDKVKIVKFRRRKHSRKQAGHRQWFTEVKITGINA